One window from the genome of Yarrowia lipolytica chromosome 1B, complete sequence encodes:
- a CDS encoding uncharacterized protein (Compare to YALI0B11154g, similar to Saccharomyces cerevisiae LCB5 (YLR260W) and LCB4 (YOR171C); ancestral locus Anc_6.48, similar to uniprot|Q06147 Saccharomyces cerevisiae YLR260w LCB5 sphingolipid long chain base kinase), producing the protein MSNRDLLPQLASLGANGLIVPATKFKQSRTCASLFETRPEKIEIAYENILFAEPSEKDETSIKISYGDVSKTSCIPKTVVAAFDGGDPAAVADEIMQKAYGAAKPKKRFLILVNPNGGTGHAARVFKYASEPLLRAANCSLNVVETTHRYHAQEIGAEIPMDKYDAIMCCSGDGIPHEVINGMASRPEDGAQLLQSVAICQLPCGSGNSLSWSLNGTSSASIATLKMIKGRAIPVDYMAVTQGDKRVVSFLSQAWGLVADLDLGTEHLRWMGGARFTVGAIARIINRKAYPCEIAVKVHTRDVRELSKHYQKYIVDRVDPLSSEEIAKLDPNVFASLKYGSVNDPIPSDWEVSTSKEMANFYTGKMPWVSADSLAFPAAIPHDGLIDVMTWDGKVGRSDAVNLLVASETGRHIDLPVAGYMKIEAFRITPIGKSDYISIDGESFPIEPYQVEVLPRAGLYLAHEGTYIRSGFPFKKY; encoded by the exons atgTCAAACCGCGATCTCTTGCCCCAGTTGGCAAGCTTGGGGGCAAATGGACTGATAGTGCCTG CCACCAAATTCAAACAGTCTCGGACTTGCGCTTCTCTCTTTG AAACGCGCCCAGAAAAGATAGAAATCGCATACGAGAACATCTTGTTCGCCGAGCCGTCCGAAAAAGACGAAACCTCCATCAAAATCAGCTATGGAGACGTGTCTAAAACTTCTTGCATTCCGAAAACCGTCGTAGCAGCTTTCGATGGAGGAGACCCCGCTGCCGTGGCCGATGAAATTATGCAGAAGGCCTACGGAGCAGCCAAGCCGAAAAAACGGTTCCTGATCCTCGTCAATCCCAATGGAGGAACTGGACACGCAGCAAGAGTGTTCAAGTACGCCTCTGAACCTCTTCTCCGGGCAGCAAACTGTTCCTTGAACGTTGTGGAAACTACTCACCGGTACCATGCCCAGGAGATTGGTGCAGAAATTCCTATGGACAAATACGATGCTATCATGTGTTGTTCTGGAGACGGTATCCCACACGAGGTCATCAATGGTATGGCCTCCCGTCCCGAAGACGGAGCCCAGCTGCTGCAATCCGTGGCTATCTGTCAGCTGCCCTGTGGATCGGGAAACTCGCTGTCGTGGTCGCTAAATGGCACTTCTTCTGCGTCTATCGCAACATTGAAAATGATCAAGGGAAGAGCCATTCCCGTGGACTATATGGCTGTAACCCAGGGCGACAAGCGCGTCGTTTCGTTCCTCTCGCAGGCGTGGGGACTGGTGGCGGACCTGGACCTTGGAACTGAGCATCTGCGATGGATGGGAGGAGCACGGTTCACAGTCGGAGCTATTGCACGAATCATCAACCGAAAAGCCTACCCGTGTGAAATAGCAGTCAAAGTACACACCCGAGATGTACGCGAGCTCAGCAAACACTACCAAAAATACATTGTGGACCGAGTGGATCCTCTCAGTAGtgaggagattgccaagcTCGACCCCAACGTGTTTGCTTCGCTCAAATATGGCTCTGTCAACGACCCGATTCCTTCTGACTGGGAAGTCTCGACATCCAAGGAAATGGCAAACTTCTATACCGGTAAGATGCCCTGGGTGTCTGCGGACTCTTTGGCATTCCCTGCTGCCATCCCTCATGATGGCCTTATCGACGTCATGACATGGGACGGCAAGGTTGGTCGAAGTGACGCTGTCAATCTGCTGGTTGCCTCGGAAACTGGCCGTCATATCGACCTGCCCGTTGCGGGATACATGAAAATCGAGGCATTCCGAATCACGCCTATTGGAAAGTCGGACTATATTAGTATTGACGGAGAGAGCTTTCCCATTGAGCCATACCAGGTCGAAGTTCTCCCCAGAGCAGGGCTCTATCTGGCCCACGAGGGCACATATATTCGATCTGGCTTCCCCTTCAAGAAGTATTAG
- a CDS encoding uncharacterized protein (Compare to YALI0B11176g, weakly similar to uniprot|Q09707 Schizosaccharomyces pombe putative acetyltransferase C18B11.09c (EC 2.3.1.-), similar to Saccharomyces cerevisiae YJL218W) — protein sequence MNQCVYFLLSSAYVQCTPIRCMICATSPYYASSIQSSRIPVSRDFIQPRVQYRYLYLCNMPSGRKFELNEAEIAKSKKLNHVPHNEHYDKMISAMGYHEYEPQLVQARHNIHVTQKKYNDYFPEDITPEQLRNDRAVMLENMVGHVGKNPHIEAPVYFDYGCNFSCGQDFVASYNCVFLDCALITIGDRVVMGPGVKLITATHDVEVQTRRDGIEYASPITIGDDCWLGSAVQVMPGVTIGKGCTISAGSVVTRDIPPFSVAVGAPAKVTRTLKNPDSS from the coding sequence ATGAATCAATGTGTATATTTTCTTTTGTCGTCTgcgtatgtacagtgtacacCCATTCGGTGTATGATCTGCGCAACTTCTCCGTATTATGCATCATCAATTCAGAGTTCACGCATCCCGGTATCTCGTGATTTCATACAACcacgagtacagtaccggtatttgtacttgtgcaaCATGCCCAGTGGACGGAAATTTGAGCTCAACGAGGCAGAAATAGCAAAATCGAAGAAGCTGAATCATGTGCCCCACAATGAGCATTACGACAAGATGATTTCGGCCATGGGATACCATGAGTACGAGCCGCAGCTAGTCCAGGCTAGACACAACATCCACGTGACACAAAAGAAATACAACGACTACTTTCCAGAGGATATTACTCCTGAGCAATTGCGCAATGACAGAGCTGTCATGTTGGAGAATATGGTCGGTCATGTCGGCAAAAACCCTCATATTGAAGCACCCGTCTACTTTGACTATGGTTGCAACTTTTCATGTGGCCAAGACTTCGTTGCTAGCTACAACTGTGTGTTTCTAGACTGCGCTCTCATCACTATCGGCGACCGTGTCGTGATGGGACCCGGTGTGAAACTCATTACAGCAACCCACGACGTGGAAGTACAAACTAGAAGGGACGGGATAGAGTATGCTTCTCCCATCACTATCGGAGACGACTGTTGGCTGGGATCAGCGGTTCAGGTCATGCCAGGAGTCACTATAGGTAAGGGTTGCACTATATCAGCAGGGTCTGTGGTCACGAGAGACATTCCCCCCTTCTCTGTAGCGGTGGGAGCTCCAGCAAAGGTCACCAGGACTCTGAAGAATCCTGATTCCAGCTGA
- a CDS encoding uncharacterized protein (Compare to YALI0B11220g, no similarity, no similarity) gives MAANKGKAQGGKKKKTGKNSKATGSTPKSAKNQANEADNTPECLKQLQTAMAAFMAILERKLKKSPQQRTQAASLAHVSLVVITGCEDDRAAEHVDSLIPIFNELCEHENPIWTPTGQTTLISTLSDKFTKWASAQGLLYQYTRSLVEGSTNPIEDAPQIVDSATQDYGKIAQTILDYSNGKNGNDNTNGEKEATGPSLDSMIEALSASGVEVLAKEASTQQQSSSPQLSAQPQPKDPKQVAQAFLMFKPYMSQMIEARRYAEQQLHALEANVSRLSLKVEEFERKRGPQLLSKDVEAVYQPDPRLTLENNTKEFMREHFKAFLSQYKLREEHFEKLLKARSSETAVQIMKVKKYRELSRAGWRMASEALDSLSKVDERIQTIESNFTDYKALSSATIESLVQEHESSKRDFKYLELEHEQTKNKTELMNVMMSDVVAYNAELKETLSEFQDLAEAWRVWAEASKPMIETALPDLQMQAMDGILTKTEGLIPREADDPQPPTDEEIEDMLRKGRLEGKTVEQVSQEVISATEHALKLARERREKRANNSSAMAARVNKHVDHVLASQMKSDDAITEKAVKQVVEAAKILDQIKPANSPAKDIAEMPKVDESAPRSVRESATPLPETEKSTPQPHKTSPKKESPKLDTDGYEADVDDTKAGRKAQKTEDKTVPPMAELPEPPTNAAYSAALGLAPDSHLTVYSPVHTDDEDVSREAAHDEADGEDDDDFGFKRYVAYEGDVSSEEDEYFLRAKFGICYHDRYNRRGKATNKDVNSYMGVFGGAPDKSHNLCAHDMGADYGQARFSDRRGHLFSEVLLHDYVQSDDDTSMQNWTDEVEWEEGITPDEDEDEDEDSGSDVDHDDDTKRAAEEKIKAVQNAIDVATGTKTAPPPGSAAAKGVADELEQMLFAKVDERFNSVQIPESFSEEEWKTLKSGSLGGIVPLMLSYMISAFSAGNTLTLDQKFPSFVVASCNWAGSIATINFLTCYYSNSNGYKERYRWDPIGRTIKSIGDISGLLDESRNLCPVTLDLIPFLLFAARALAEVVVHPTWESGDARDNALQTAVKDHESFLSVEDLYRLVLEFRPPLWDHRTGEVYTTLLDALIRSFVSLYMRVSRFPFELDKLAALPVAKPVEGTTPSKNVLDILTKIEDQKSKFLDLEVTKIEQVLLHQASAALRRCITKNVYPEDTSLVVERSVQDKVFAFLAGRGGDETYNKVVAHNQPMLLRALHSNQLDVERIAQLQDAYEKLDGQIASVAQTVNGTGEESANGNGTNGGNN, from the exons ATGGCAGCAAACAAAGGTAAGGCCCAAGGAggcaagaaaaagaagactgGTAAAAACAGTAAGGCCACAGGATCCACCCCAAAATCTGCCAAAAACCAAGCCAATGAAGCAGACAACACCCCGGAGTGTCTGAAGCAGCTCCAAACGGCCATGGCGGCTTTTATGGCTATTCTTGAACGCAAGCTGAAGAAGTCGCCCCAACAACGGACTCAAGCGGCTTCCCTCGCACACGTTTCACTGGTGGTCATTACAGGCTGCGAGGATGACCGTGCAGCGGAACACGTAGATTCGTTGATCCCTATTTTCAATGAGCTGTGCGAGCACGAAAACCCAATCTGGACGCCAACGGGCCAGACCACACTCATCTCCACGCTCTCCGACAAGTTCACAAAATGGGCATCGGCGCAGGGACTGCTCTATCAGTACACACGCTCTCTGGTTGAGGGCAGCACGAATCCCATCGAAGACGCGCCCCAGATAGTCGATAGCGCAACTCAAGACTACGGCAAGATTGCGCAGACCATTTTGGACTACTCAAACGGTAAAAATGGGAACGACAACACAAACGGAGAGAAAGAGGCTACAGGACCCTCGCTCGACAGCATGATCGAAGCCCTATCTGCATCTGGAGTGGAGGTTTTGGCTAAAGAAGCGTCTACACAACAGcaatcatcatcaccacaatTATCTGCACAGCCACAACCGAAAGACCCCAAACAGGTGGCCCAGGCATTTCTCATGTTCAAACCATACATGTCTCAAATGATTGAAGCACGTCGCTATGCTGAGCAGCAGTTGCATGCCCTGGAAGCAAATGTCTCTAGGTTATCGCTAAAGGTAGAGGAATTTGAGCGGAAACGAGGACCGCAACTACTGTCGAAGGACGTGGAGGCTGTCTATCAGCCCGATCCGAGGTTGACGTTGGAAAACAATACAAAGGAATT CATGAGAGAGCATTTCAAGGCATTCTTATCGCAATACAAGCTGCGAGAGGAGCATTTCGAGAAACTGCTGAAGGCACGATCATCTGAAACTGCGGTTCAGATCATGAAGGTCAAAAAGTACCGAGAGTTGTCTCGAGCTGGATGGCGAATGGCCTCAGAGGCACTGGATAGCCTTTCCAAGGTTGATGAACGAATCCAGACCATCGAGTCCAACTTTACGGACTATAAAGCGCTTTCCAGTGCCACAATCGAATCTCTGGTTCAGGAGCACGAATCTTCCAAGCGTGACTTCAAGTACCTAGAATTGGAGCATGAACAGACGAAGAACAAGACGGAACTCATGAACGTTATGATGAGTGACGTTGTGGCGTATAATGcggagctcaaggagacaCTCAGCGAGTTCCAGGATCTAGCAGAGGCGTGGAGGGTGTGGGCAGAGGCTTCCAAGCCCATGATTGAGACTGCTCTTCCGGATCTTCAGATGCAGGCCATGGACGGCATTCTGACGAAGACCGAGGGGCTAATACCTCGCGAAGCAGATGATCCTCAGCCTCCTACTGACGAAGAAATTGAGGATATGCTGCGTAAGGGGCGTTTGGAGGGCAAGACGGTGGAACAGGTGAGCCAGGAAGTGATTTCAGCGACGGAGCATGCTCTGAAGCTGGCGCGAGAGCGTCGGGAGAAGCGGGCAAACAACAGCTCGGCTATGGCTGCTCGGGTCAACAAGCATGTGGATCATGTGTTGGCCTCGCAGATGAAGTCCGATGATGCGATTACCGAGAAGGCTGTCAAGCAGGTTgtcgaggctgccaagatTCTTGACCAGATTAAGCCTGCTAACTCGCCTGCCAAGGATATCGCCGAGATGCCTAAAGTTGACGAATCAGCTCCTCGATCCGTTCGTGAATCTGCCACACCACTGCCTGAAACTGAAAAATCTACGCCCCAGCCCCATAAGACATCTCCCAAGAAGGAATCTCCCAAACTCGACACTGATGGCTACGAGGCCGATGTGGACGATACTAAGGCTGGCAGAAAAGCCCAGAAGACCGAAGACAAGACCGTTCCCCCTATGGCTGAGCTACCTGAGCCACCAACCAACGCAGCATATTCTGCTGCACTAGGCCTCGCTCCAGATAGTCATTTGACAGTGTACTCTCCGGTTCATACTGATGACGAAGATGTGTCCCGTGAGGCTGCTCACGATGAGGCTGATGGcgaggatgacgacgacttcGGATTCAAGCGATACGTGGCGTACGAGGGAGACGTGTCttctgaggaggatgagTACTTTTTGCGAGCCAAATTTGGTATCTGCTACCATGACCGGTACAACCGACGTGGCAAGGCTACAAACAAAGACGTCAACTCGTACATGGGGGTGTTTGGCGGTGCTCCTGACAAGTCTCATAACCTGTGTGCTCACGATATGGGTGCTGATTATGGACAGGCGCGATTCTCTGACCGCCGAGGTCATCTCTTCAGCGAGGTGCTGCTGCATGATTATGTCCAGTCTGATGACGACACTTCCATGCAGAATTGGACAGATGAGGTGGAGTGGGAAGAGGGGATCACTCCcgatgaagatgaggacgaagacgaagacTCTGGAAGCGACGTGGACCATGATGATGATACGAAGCGGGCAGCTGaagagaagatcaaggctGTTCAGAATGCCATTGATGTTGCAACTGGAACCAAGACGGCGCCCCCCCCTGGAAGTGCCGCTGCCAAAGGAGTGGCAGACGAGCTGGAACAAATGCTCTTTGCCAAGGTTGACGAGAGATTCAACTCTGTGCAAATTCCTGAGTCTTTCTCCGAAGAGGAATGGAAAACTCTCAAGAGCGGCTCCTTGGGCGGCATTGTGCCTCTCATGTTGTCCTACATGATTTCCGCTTTCTCTGCTGGAAACACCCTGACCCTGGATCAGAAGTTTCCATCGTTTGTGGTGGCTTCCTGCAACTGGGCTGGCTCTATCGCGACTATCAACTTCCTGACCTGCTATTACAGCAACAGTAACGGTTATAAGGAAAGGTATAGATGGGATCCTATCGGACGAACCATCAAGTCTATTGGTGACATCTCCGGTCTTCTTGACGAGTCTCGAAACTTGTGCCCTGTTACTCTCGATCTCATTCCTTTCCTCCTGTTTGCTGCTCGAGCCCTGGCTGAAGTTGTTGTCCACCCTACCTGGGAGAGTGGCGATGCTCGCGATAATGCGCTTCAGACTGCTGTCAAGGACCATGAAAGTTTTCTATCAGTGGAAGATTTATACCGACTCGTTTTGGAGTTCCGACCTCCGTTGTGGGACCATCGCACTGGGGAGGTGTATACGACTCTTTTGGATGCCCTGATACGTTCGTTTGTGAGTCTCTACATGCGAGTGAGCCGGTTCCCATTTGAGCTCGACAAGCTTGCTGCTCTACCAGTAGCCAAGCCTGTTGAAGGGACTACCCCATCTAAGAACGTCCTTGATATTCTCACCAAGATCGAGGACCAGAAGTCCAAGTTCCTTGATCTTGAAGTCACAAAAATCGAGCAAGTTCTTCTGCATCAGGCCTCTGCGGCTCTGAGACGGTGTATCACTAAGAACGTGTATCCTGAAGACACGTCACTTGTTGTTGAAAGAAGCGTTCAAGACAAGGTGTTTGCTTTCCTGGCCGGCAGGGGAGGAGATGAGACGTACAACAAGGTTGTTGCTCACAACCAACCCATGCTGTTGCGGGCGTTGCATTCCAACCAGCTGGATGTTGAACGTATTGCCCAGCTACAAGATGCTTATGAGAAGCTGGATGGTCAAATTGCCTCTGTCGCTCAGACAGTTAACGGTACTGGCGAGGAAAGTGCAAATGGAAACGGAACCAATGGAGGAAACAACTGA
- a CDS encoding uncharacterized protein (Compare to YALI0B11242g, weakly similar to uniprot|Q09910 Schizosaccharomyces pombe Hypothetical protein C30D11.11 in chromosome I): MAKAPTSRRRSVARDQDFLVRGDESRAAKASGVSRSPESRPEHLDIKISTDDSTALEALFDEKLETSLLLKFDTFLKGLESRMDVLEDFSANKASQIDESIHNAVLAFEQIKEKVLTKTTDQKKKMEQFMHVIENNFNDFADWDTDSWDTESWTSQFSEVQKHLEQRLVEIEEAVKQGADELLHKATQAALEAAKKGLITINELPEVHRDNPYIIRGYRFYGKYSDCAKSVVTLHNETCNIWTHLGGFFVMLFLAFFHYPKTVSWEKSSLMDNMCMIVFLVAAMKCLVCSSIWHTFNSICWIEHRKKFACVDYTGITVLICASILTTEYTAFYCNPTMQTVYMTLTAFFGITGVFLSWDPKFDDPKNRHWRILFFVSFAVAGATSFIHNTLLHGVSNTLAFYLPVVPSLASYAAGVIFYSFLIPERWCPGGVFDYFGMSHNLWHIFVFGGIFYHYTATVKLLETAHSYACVA; the protein is encoded by the coding sequence ATGGCAAAAgcacctacaagtagaagaagaagcgTGGCTCGAGACCAGGATTTCCTCGTCCGTGGAGACGAGTCTCGAGCTGCTAAGGCTTCTGGCGTTTCTAGATCGCCTGAATCTCGGCCCGAACATCTCGACATTAAAATCTCTACCGATGACTCTACAGCTTTGGAGGCACTGTTCGACGAAAAACTCGAGACCagcctgctgctcaagttCGACACCTTTctcaagggtctggagtCGCGCATGGATGTGCTCGAGGACTTTTCCGCTAACAAGGCCTCTCAAATCGACGAGAGCATCCACAACGCAGTACTTGCATTTGAACaaatcaaggagaaggtgttgacgaagacgaccgaccagaagaagaagatggagcagTTTATGCATGTGATAGAAAACAACTTCAACGACTTTGCTGACTGGGACACAGACTCGTGGGACACCGAGTCCTGGACTTCGCAATTCAGCGAGGTCCAGAAGCATCTAGAACAACGGCTGGTGGAAATCGAGGAGGCTGTCAAGCAGGGAGCTGACGAGCTTTTACACAAGGCCACTCAGGCTGCTCTGGAAGCCGCTAAGAAGGGACTTATTACCATCAACGAGCTCCCCGAGGTTCATCGAGACAACCCATACATCATCCGAGGCTACCGGTTCTATGGAAAGTACTCAGATTGTGCAAAGTCTGTGGTCACTCTGCATAACGAGACGTGCAACATCTGGACCCATCTCGGAGGTTTCTTTGTCATGCTCTTTCTCGCCTTCTTCCATTACCCGAAGACTGTCAGCTGGGAGAAGTCGTCGTTGATGGACAACATGTGCATGATTGTCTTCCTTGTGGCTGCCATGAAGTGCCTGGTCTGTTCATCTATCTGGCACACGTTCAACTCCATCTGCTGGATTGAGCACAGAAAGAAGTTTGCGTGTGTGGACTACACTGGCATCACTGTTCTCATTTGCGCTTCGATTCTTACCACCGAGTACACCGCCTTCTACTGCAACCCAACTATGCAGACTGTGTACATGACTCTGACTGCTTTCTTCGGCATCACCGGTGTTTTCCTGTCTTGGGACCCCAAATTTGATGACCCCAAGAACCGGCACTGGCGAATTCTCTTTTTCGTCTCCTTTGCCGTTGCTGGAGCTACCTCGTTCATCCACAACACCCTGCTCCATGGTGTGTCCAACACTCTGGCCTTCTACCTGCCTGTTGTTCCTTCTCTGGCCTCGTACGCTGCTGGAGTAATCTTCTACTCTTTCCTCATTCCTGAACGATGGTGTCCTGGCGGAGTGTTTGACTACTTTGGCATGAGCCACAACCTCTGGCACATTTTTGTTTTCGGTGGCATCTTTTACCACTACACTGCCACTGTCAAATTGCTTGAGACTGCCCATTCTTACGCCTGCGTGGCTTAA
- a CDS encoding uncharacterized protein (Compare to YALI0B11264g, no similarity) codes for MLLQKRHSYNEALGLLFLPQLVLVCQFNSSLLKMFSISPISNLFAGLSSEDFAERYTHYNEMENNETMTGVVAILKKELHNDAHKVFLPENELKTIALSEFATYSVIEEDEEYPVFVETQKPLKFYPEISTELWDEICQRQEEATGVSAEISGINFDYGATSTYCVPIHGPAVVLKFETVVELLLLLFLNNN; via the coding sequence ATGCTCTTACAAAAAAGACACTCTTATAATGAAGCGCTTGGGCTCTTATTCCTTCCTCAGTTAGTACTCGTTTGTCAATTCAACTCCTCACTTCTCAAGATGTTCTCTATCAGccccatctccaacctTTTCGCTGGTCTGTCCTCAGAAGACTTCGCCGAGCGATACACCCACTACAACGAAATGGAGAATAATGAGACGATGACTGGCGTTGTTGCAATACTCAAGAAGGAACTCCACAATGACGCCCACAAGGTGTTCCTGCCCGAGAACGAACTCAAGACCATTGCTCTGTCTGAGTTTGCAACCTACAGTGTAATTGAAGAGGACGAAGAGTACCCTGTCTTTGTCGAGACTCAGAAGCCCCTCAAGTTCTATCCAGAAATCTCCACCGAACTATGGGACGAGATTTGTCAACGCCAAGAGGAGGCTACAGGTGTCAGTGCCGAGATTTCCGGTATCAACTTCGACTATGGAGCCACCTCCACTTACTGTGTCCCTATTCATGGACCTGCTGTGGTTCTGAAGTTCGAGACAGTGgttgagctgctcctgctcctgtttCTCAATAATAACTAG
- a CDS encoding uncharacterized protein (Compare to YALI0B11286g, similar to Saccharomyces cerevisiae ARG82 (YDR173C); ancestral locus Anc_8.371, weakly similar to uniprot|P07250 Saccharomyces cerevisiae YDR173c ARG82 arginine metabolism transcription factor singleton), translating to MQPVRQAAGHEGALEDESRDIFVKRALPKEIAFYQHVQAGVSRIPEGLDDEAYEQHPDAPTADLAGVIPVFMGTLMEHESAAGDAGGDGSSLSYEDIKQRLNKNGQGIELVTESSTQHNLLASLSKPETHSVGRGQEAPLHPSNASIVLENLTKGFIKPSVVDIKLGAILWDDEATPEKQERMRKVSETTTSGSLHMRVAGMQIYAGKEAAKEPGDPERGIVPSDSGYIEYGKKYGRSLTDGDISSCLNKNMFPVSHLGYDRASALISVIIQELLYIRRVFRRIEMRMHSASVLIIYESDLQAFDDRLNNQGEEEVGPLYQAKIVDFAHTSLTPGRGPDLDSIEGLSKLISIMKGWEM from the coding sequence ATGCAACCGGTACGACAAGCGGCAGGCCATGAGGGCGCGTTAGAGgacgagtcacgtgacatttTCGTCAAGCGCGCGCTTCCCAAGGAAATTGCATTCTACCAACATGTTCAGGCTGGCGTCTCTCGCATTCCCGAGGGCCTGGATGACGAGGCCTACGAGCAGCATCCGGACGCCCCTACGGCTGACCTTGCCGGCGTGATTCCCGTTTTCATGGGCACACTGATGGAGCATGAGTCGGCGGCGGGCGATGCAGGAGGAGACGGGTCGTCTTTGAGTTACGAGGATATCAAACAGCGATTGAACAAGAATGGACAGGGGATTGAATTAGTGACGGAGTCGTCTACTCAACACAACCTACTTGCATCGTTATCGAAACCAGAGACCCACTCCGTTGGACGGGGCCAGGAAGCTCCGCTACACCCCTCAAATGCCTCCATTGTTCTGGAGAACCTCACCAAGGGGTTCATTAAGCCCTCCGTCGTGGATATCAAGCTAGGAGCCATTCTGTGGGACGATGAGGCGACCCCggagaagcaggagcgAATGAGAAAAGTCAGCGAAACTACAACGTCAGGGTCTTTGCATATGAGAGTGGCCGGAATGCAGATATATGCTGGAAAAGAGGCTGCTAAGGAGCCTGGAGATCCGGAAAGAGGCATTGTGCCATCTGACTCGGGATACATTGAGTATGGCAAAAAGTACGGTCGGTCATTGACAGATGGGGACATATCGTCATgtctcaacaagaacatgtTCCCTGTCAGCCATCTTGGCTACGACCGTGCCTCGGCACTTATCTCCGTCATCATTCAGGAATTGCTTTACATTCGACGGGTCTTCCGCCGCATTGAAATGCGAATGCATTCGGCTTCTGTTCTAATCATCTACGAGTCTGACTTGCAGGCGTTTGATGACCGGCTTAATAATCAAggagaggaagaggttgGACCTCTGTACCAGGCTAAGATTGTAGACTTTGCACACACATCGCTTACGCCTGGAAGAGGTCCCGATCTGGACTCCATCGAGGGTctctccaagctcatttCTATCATGAAGGGATGGGAAATGTAA
- a CDS encoding 60S ribosomal protein eL38 (Compare to YALI0B11308g, similar to Saccharomyces cerevisiae RPL38 (YLR325C); ancestral locus Anc_4.141, similar to uniprot|P49167 Saccharomyces cerevisiae YLR325c RPL38 60S large subunit ribosomal protein) — translation MAQTLTSIKDFLATCSRDDVESVTVKYSANDTKFKIRCPRMLYTLTVDDRTKADKIVQSLPSSIKIIKIGK, via the exons ATGGCT CAAACCCTCACTAGCATCAAGGACTTTCTGGCCACCTGCAGCCGGGATGACGTCGAGAGCGTCACCGTCAAGTACTCGGCTAACGACACCAAATTCAAGATCCGATGCCCTCGAATGCTCTATACTCTGACCGTTGATGATCGGACCAAGGCCGACAAGATTGTCCAGTCCCTGCCTTCTTCTAtcaagatcatcaagaTCGGTAAGTAA